In a single window of the Flavivirga spongiicola genome:
- a CDS encoding isoaspartyl peptidase/L-asparaginase family protein: MSDRRDFIKKAALGTIGVSTVMGCNQLAKEEPQEESKAIPQAGMKPLIISTWKHGLPANEEAWKFLKNGSSALDAVEAGVKIPEADPKERSVGYGGLPDREGKVTLDACIMDHNSDCGSVSFLQGIKHPISVAKKVLEDTPHVMLSGKGALQFALSKGFKEENLLTPESEKDWKKWLEESKYKPVINIENHDTISMLILDESGNLTGACTTSGAAWKMHGRVGDSPIIGAGLFLDNEVGAAAATGLGEAVIRTAGSAMVVEQMRLGKSPAEACKEIVERIYSKHKNHRDMEYLQVGFIAVNKQGEYGGYSLRSGFNYAVCDDEKGHRMEDAKFKMTWDK; this comes from the coding sequence ATGTCAGATAGAAGGGATTTTATAAAAAAAGCAGCTTTAGGTACCATTGGAGTTAGTACTGTGATGGGGTGTAATCAACTAGCTAAGGAAGAGCCCCAAGAGGAGAGTAAAGCAATACCTCAAGCTGGCATGAAGCCTCTAATTATTTCTACATGGAAACATGGGTTGCCAGCTAATGAAGAAGCTTGGAAGTTTCTGAAAAATGGCAGTTCAGCCTTAGATGCTGTTGAAGCTGGAGTAAAAATACCAGAAGCCGACCCTAAGGAGCGTAGTGTAGGTTATGGAGGTTTACCAGATAGAGAAGGAAAAGTGACTTTAGATGCGTGTATTATGGACCATAATAGCGACTGTGGATCTGTTTCCTTTTTACAAGGAATCAAACATCCCATATCTGTCGCTAAAAAAGTATTAGAAGATACACCTCATGTTATGTTATCCGGTAAAGGAGCTTTACAGTTTGCTTTATCTAAAGGATTTAAAGAAGAGAATCTTTTAACACCTGAATCTGAAAAAGATTGGAAAAAATGGCTGGAAGAATCGAAATATAAACCAGTAATCAATATCGAAAATCATGATACAATAAGTATGCTGATTTTAGATGAAAGTGGAAATTTAACAGGCGCATGTACTACCAGTGGCGCAGCATGGAAAATGCATGGACGGGTTGGTGATTCTCCCATTATTGGAGCCGGTTTGTTTTTAGATAATGAAGTTGGTGCAGCTGCTGCAACAGGTTTAGGAGAAGCAGTCATTAGAACAGCTGGAAGTGCTATGGTTGTTGAGCAAATGAGGTTGGGGAAATCTCCTGCCGAAGCTTGTAAGGAAATCGTAGAACGTATTTACAGTAAGCATAAAAACCATAGGGATATGGAATATTTACAAGTTGGATTTATTGCCGTGAATAAGCAAGGTGAATATGGCGGGTATAGTTTGCGTTCAGGCTTTAATTATGCTGTTTGTGATGATGAAAAAGGTCATAGAATGGAAGATGCAAAATTTAAAATGACTTGGGATAAATAA
- a CDS encoding putative glycoside hydrolase, with product MKTNYICLVVLLLSFMACNQKKEENNNSQIAQLEPALETFKFGTWITSQKEKSNEDYAAEFEKYSNAGIDEILINTETDPKELERLVPIAAKAGLKVHAWIMAMNRPGDTVALKHPEWYIVSRDGKSCFDTRPYVDYYQWLCPTREASRNHVLSLVEGLAKVDGIESVHLDYIRFPDIFLPIGLLPKYNLEQDTEMAEFDFCYCDACINAFEKIHHKNPKESKNTAIDMEWKNFRLNAIKSVVDDAYKIVGKHNKKLTAAVFPYPEMADHMVRQRWDKWNIDEVYPMIYHGFYNEEIDWIGYATKQGVNDVKAKNIGINTGVYLPPFKSAAELKQAILLAKENGAKGVTFFDGPALTDDYLQVIKETKASLK from the coding sequence ATGAAAACAAATTACATATGCCTTGTTGTATTGCTTTTAAGTTTTATGGCTTGTAATCAGAAAAAAGAGGAAAACAATAATTCTCAAATAGCTCAATTAGAACCTGCATTAGAAACATTTAAATTCGGTACTTGGATAACCTCTCAAAAGGAGAAATCGAATGAAGATTATGCTGCAGAATTTGAAAAATACAGTAATGCTGGAATAGATGAAATTTTAATAAACACAGAAACAGACCCAAAAGAGTTAGAACGTTTAGTACCAATAGCTGCTAAGGCAGGTTTAAAAGTGCACGCATGGATTATGGCTATGAATCGTCCAGGAGATACTGTGGCTTTGAAACACCCAGAGTGGTATATTGTAAGTAGAGATGGGAAATCGTGTTTCGATACCCGCCCTTATGTAGATTATTACCAATGGTTGTGTCCAACGCGAGAAGCGTCTCGTAATCATGTTTTAAGTTTGGTTGAAGGCTTGGCTAAAGTAGACGGTATTGAGAGTGTGCATTTAGATTATATTCGTTTTCCAGATATCTTTTTACCTATTGGTTTGTTACCAAAATATAATTTAGAGCAAGATACAGAGATGGCTGAATTCGATTTTTGTTATTGTGATGCATGTATTAATGCATTCGAAAAAATACATCACAAGAACCCTAAAGAAAGTAAAAATACTGCGATTGATATGGAATGGAAAAATTTCAGATTAAATGCCATAAAATCGGTAGTCGATGATGCCTATAAAATTGTAGGTAAACACAATAAAAAATTAACCGCTGCGGTATTTCCTTACCCAGAGATGGCAGACCATATGGTGCGTCAACGTTGGGACAAATGGAACATAGATGAAGTATATCCTATGATATATCACGGTTTTTATAATGAAGAAATAGATTGGATTGGATATGCTACCAAGCAAGGCGTCAATGATGTAAAGGCTAAAAATATTGGTATAAATACAGGTGTATATTTGCCTCCTTTTAAATCTGCGGCAGAATTAAAACAAGCCATATTATTAGCTAAAGAAAATGGTGCTAAAGGTGTTACATTTTTTGATGGACCAGCTTTAACCGATGATTATTTACAAGTTATTAAAGAAACCAAAGCATCATTAAAATAG
- a CDS encoding carbohydrate-binding family 9-like protein, translating to MKFNFFLTFIYCFSIISCAQTKKEMIPQTYVAHKTTEIMTIDGEANEPAWEKAKWTHDFIDIEGDKTPKYITNVKMLWDENYYYILAKMKEPHIWADIELHDEIIFYNNDFEVFIDPDGDTHNYYELEINALNTAWDLFIGKPYRESNNPVLNDWNFTGLKSAVSIDGTLNNPNDTDKSWTLEIAIPFKDLRTAYNQDNVPRDQFWRVNFSRVNWQHDINNGIYSRKKGKDGKFLPEYNWVWSPMGVINMHEPEKWGYVYFSSNAADDETFIIPQDEKIKWKLYTLYRAQKAHYAKHGKYATSIDSLNASAIIIDGKKLELKLENHSMGYNMTVKSPFSNKILNLKEDGKFISK from the coding sequence ATGAAATTTAATTTTTTTCTCACTTTTATTTATTGTTTTTCTATCATTAGTTGTGCTCAAACTAAAAAAGAAATGATTCCTCAAACGTATGTGGCTCATAAGACCACGGAAATTATGACTATTGATGGGGAAGCAAACGAGCCGGCTTGGGAAAAAGCAAAATGGACTCATGATTTTATTGACATTGAAGGGGATAAAACACCCAAATACATAACCAATGTGAAAATGCTTTGGGATGAAAACTATTATTATATTTTGGCAAAAATGAAAGAACCGCATATTTGGGCGGATATAGAATTACATGACGAAATAATTTTTTATAATAATGATTTTGAAGTGTTTATAGATCCAGATGGAGATACGCATAATTATTACGAATTAGAAATAAATGCGCTTAATACTGCCTGGGACTTATTTATAGGAAAGCCTTATAGAGAGTCTAATAATCCTGTATTAAATGATTGGAATTTTACGGGGTTAAAATCGGCGGTAAGTATTGATGGTACTTTAAATAACCCTAATGATACAGATAAAAGTTGGACTCTTGAAATTGCTATTCCTTTTAAAGATCTAAGAACAGCATATAACCAAGATAATGTACCAAGAGATCAGTTTTGGCGTGTGAATTTTTCGAGAGTAAACTGGCAACATGATATTAATAATGGTATTTACTCGAGAAAAAAGGGAAAAGATGGTAAGTTCTTACCCGAATATAATTGGGTGTGGTCTCCAATGGGCGTTATTAATATGCATGAACCAGAGAAATGGGGGTATGTGTACTTTTCTTCAAATGCCGCTGATGATGAAACATTTATAATTCCGCAAGACGAAAAAATAAAATGGAAATTATATACCTTGTATAGAGCGCAAAAAGCACACTATGCTAAACATGGGAAGTATGCGACAAGTATTGATAGTTTAAATGCATCGGCAATAATTATAGATGGCAAAAAATTAGAACTAAAACTTGAAAATCATAGTATGGGTTACAATATGACTGTAAAAAGCCCTTTTTCAAATAAAATTTTAAACCTTAAAGAAGATGGTAAATTCATTTCAAAATAA
- a CDS encoding sodium:solute symporter family protein, which yields MDNIDVSIIIAYVILTLAIGIWVSKRASKGLDSYFLGGKTIKWYYLGLSNGSGMFDVSGTAWMVGILFLYGVKSFMFMWLWPIWNQIFVMMFLAVWIRRSNIMTGSEWILTRFGDAKAGRASHIIVAVFAIVAAIGFIAYFFEGVGKFMTIILPWDLGLQFNNMHLLTSEQSYALIIIFLTTVYTVKGGMFSVVATEVLQYGIMVIAGLLVAVYAFITVTDIEIANVISEEWKNVFFDWELGQHWNEKYVAFDNLINAEGFKMFGAFIGMSLFKGFFASIAGPTPSFDLQRILSTKTVKEAAYMSGFTNLILFIPRYLLISGIVVIALVTLSPEMNSNPLLNGNDLEILLPKVINFHIPVGIKGLLLAGLLAAFMSTFSAFVNAGPAYIVNDIYKKYFKPNADSKHYIKASHLASFIVVALGVFMGFFADSINSLTLWITSALFGGYVAANFLKWIWWRFNGWGYFWGMLSGLIVATLQFVLDQNKGDFETGSLLYDLGNIHAIYLFPIIFSVSLLGSFLGTFLTQPTSMEVLKSFYKDVRPWGWWHPVFKELKNEDKNFAKNKGFALDMLNCMVGIIWQSSMIVLPIYFMIRDYPKALIALVVFIITSVILKFTWLDKVKKLPN from the coding sequence ATGGACAATATTGATGTGTCAATTATAATAGCTTATGTCATTTTAACACTAGCTATTGGGATATGGGTTTCAAAAAGAGCTTCAAAAGGATTAGATTCTTATTTTCTTGGAGGTAAAACTATTAAATGGTATTATTTAGGACTAAGTAATGGGTCTGGTATGTTCGATGTTTCGGGTACTGCCTGGATGGTGGGCATACTATTTCTTTACGGTGTAAAGAGCTTTATGTTTATGTGGCTATGGCCCATTTGGAATCAGATTTTTGTTATGATGTTTTTGGCTGTTTGGATCAGACGATCAAATATCATGACAGGCTCAGAATGGATTTTAACACGTTTTGGGGATGCTAAGGCTGGCAGAGCTTCACATATCATTGTAGCTGTTTTTGCTATAGTCGCAGCCATTGGGTTCATTGCTTACTTTTTTGAAGGGGTCGGTAAATTTATGACTATAATTTTGCCATGGGATTTAGGCCTTCAGTTTAATAACATGCATTTACTAACTTCTGAGCAGTCTTATGCACTTATAATTATATTTTTAACAACTGTTTACACTGTAAAAGGAGGCATGTTTTCTGTGGTGGCAACCGAAGTTTTACAATATGGTATTATGGTTATTGCAGGCCTTTTAGTAGCTGTTTATGCTTTTATTACTGTTACAGATATTGAGATAGCTAATGTTATTTCCGAAGAATGGAAAAACGTTTTCTTTGATTGGGAATTGGGTCAACATTGGAATGAAAAATACGTAGCTTTTGATAATTTAATTAATGCAGAAGGTTTTAAAATGTTTGGCGCCTTTATTGGAATGTCGCTTTTTAAAGGGTTTTTTGCAAGTATCGCAGGCCCAACACCAAGCTTTGATTTACAACGAATTCTTTCTACAAAAACAGTTAAAGAAGCTGCATATATGAGTGGTTTTACAAATCTCATTCTGTTTATTCCCAGATATTTATTAATTTCTGGAATCGTTGTTATTGCTTTAGTTACTTTAAGCCCGGAAATGAATAGTAATCCCCTTTTAAATGGTAACGATTTAGAAATTCTATTACCTAAAGTGATTAACTTTCACATCCCAGTAGGCATTAAAGGGCTTTTGTTAGCAGGGTTATTAGCTGCTTTTATGAGTACATTCTCAGCTTTTGTTAATGCTGGTCCAGCATATATTGTAAACGATATATATAAGAAATATTTTAAGCCAAATGCAGACAGTAAACATTATATTAAGGCCAGTCATTTAGCATCCTTTATAGTTGTTGCTCTTGGTGTTTTTATGGGTTTCTTTGCAGACTCCATAAATTCATTAACATTATGGATTACAAGTGCTCTTTTTGGAGGTTATGTTGCTGCTAATTTTTTAAAATGGATTTGGTGGCGTTTTAATGGATGGGGGTATTTTTGGGGTATGCTATCGGGTTTAATTGTAGCTACTTTACAGTTTGTATTAGATCAGAATAAAGGTGATTTTGAAACAGGGTCACTGTTATATGATTTGGGTAATATACATGCCATTTACTTATTTCCTATTATATTTTCTGTGTCGCTTTTAGGATCATTTTTAGGCACTTTTTTAACCCAACCAACATCTATGGAAGTATTAAAATCTTTTTACAAAGATGTGCGTCCATGGGGGTGGTGGCATCCTGTATTTAAAGAATTGAAAAATGAAGACAAAAACTTTGCTAAAAATAAAGGATTTGCTTTAGATATGTTAAACTGTATGGTTGGTATCATATGGCAATCCAGCATGATTGTTTTACCAATTTATTTTATGATCAGAGATTATCCAAAAGCATTAATAGCCCTTGTAGTATTTATAATCACATCTGTTATACTTAAATTTACATGGTTAGATAAAGTAAAGAAGTTACCGAATTAG
- a CDS encoding GH92 family glycosyl hydrolase yields MKKKYLYLLVVVSIFGCSKKVDKSNKENGSLDLTAQVGPFIGTGGHGHTYPGATVPFGMLQVSPVNGISSWDWCSGYHYSDSIAIGFSHLNLSGTGIGDLADILFMPINKEVDLSLYPKSRDSLPYKSSYSHKNESATPGYYQTFLKDHNVNVELTTSQRTASHKYTFAKGDEQSVVVDLGFEMNWDRVQKTSLAIEDTYTLSGYRFSKGWARNQKVFFVAKFSKPISKHNLFTDGIRIEKDNAEGKKSTVQLFFEADNTNELQVKVALSSVSVNNARENLEAGAFNFETIKVEAEKNWNKALSNIVVETPIDSLKTIFYTALYHSQLAPVTFSDKNGQFRMENDSIVRAQNYTAYSTLSLWDTFRAEQPLLTLIAPDKVSDIINSMLAYYETKKILPVWTLYGNETNTMTGYHSIPVIVEAYLKGIKGFDAEKVYEAMKGTMMQDERGLNHYKKYGYIPYNLLDESVTITLEYAYNDWCVAQMAKALGKEEDYTLFLNRSKAYQYLFDNETGFMRGKYEDGKLWNEPFDAKYSNHREHTDYTEGNAWQHSWFVPHAVEDFISLHGNNEVFTNKLEQLFTESSEITGDNTSADISGLIGQYAHGNEPSHHIAYLFNHANKPWRTQYWARKIMDTQYNTTPNGLSGNEDCGQMSAWYVLSSIGLYPLNPASATYEIGSPVFEKTTINLSGGKSFVIEAENVSDKNIYIQSATLNNQIFNKTSITHQTLIKGGKLHFVMGSEPNKNWGVIKSIEE; encoded by the coding sequence ATGAAAAAAAAATACTTATACCTTTTAGTGGTAGTTTCAATATTTGGTTGCTCTAAAAAAGTAGATAAATCAAATAAAGAAAATGGGTCATTGGATTTAACAGCACAGGTAGGCCCTTTTATTGGTACAGGAGGGCATGGGCATACATATCCAGGTGCAACGGTTCCTTTTGGCATGTTGCAAGTTAGCCCTGTAAACGGAATTAGTTCATGGGATTGGTGTTCTGGTTATCATTATTCAGATTCTATTGCAATCGGGTTTTCTCATTTAAATTTAAGTGGAACTGGTATTGGTGATTTGGCAGATATATTGTTTATGCCAATTAATAAAGAAGTAGATTTATCTTTATACCCTAAATCTCGCGATAGTTTACCTTATAAATCTTCTTATAGTCATAAAAATGAAAGTGCTACTCCGGGGTATTATCAAACGTTTCTTAAAGATCACAACGTTAATGTAGAACTCACGACATCACAGCGTACGGCAAGCCATAAATATACATTTGCCAAAGGAGATGAACAATCTGTTGTAGTCGATCTTGGATTTGAGATGAACTGGGATAGAGTACAAAAAACATCTTTAGCTATTGAAGATACATATACACTTAGTGGGTATCGTTTTAGTAAAGGATGGGCAAGAAATCAGAAAGTATTTTTTGTAGCCAAATTTTCTAAACCCATTTCAAAACACAATCTTTTTACTGACGGAATTAGAATTGAAAAAGATAATGCAGAAGGAAAAAAGTCAACAGTACAATTGTTTTTTGAAGCCGATAATACTAATGAACTACAAGTAAAAGTTGCTTTGTCGTCGGTTAGTGTAAACAATGCTAGAGAAAATTTAGAAGCAGGAGCATTCAATTTTGAAACTATAAAAGTAGAAGCAGAAAAGAATTGGAACAAGGCACTTTCAAACATCGTAGTTGAAACACCTATAGATTCTTTAAAAACAATATTTTATACGGCATTATACCATTCACAACTAGCTCCAGTTACTTTTAGTGATAAGAATGGGCAATTTAGAATGGAAAATGACAGTATTGTTAGGGCTCAAAATTATACGGCGTATTCAACACTGTCACTTTGGGATACTTTTAGAGCCGAACAACCATTACTTACATTAATAGCACCGGATAAGGTTTCAGATATCATTAACAGTATGTTGGCATATTACGAAACTAAAAAGATACTTCCTGTCTGGACACTGTATGGTAATGAAACGAATACCATGACAGGGTATCATTCTATCCCGGTAATAGTTGAAGCTTATTTAAAAGGGATTAAAGGATTTGATGCAGAAAAAGTTTATGAAGCTATGAAAGGAACTATGATGCAAGATGAACGCGGATTAAATCATTATAAAAAGTACGGATACATTCCTTATAACTTATTAGATGAATCTGTAACTATAACTTTAGAGTATGCTTATAACGATTGGTGTGTAGCACAAATGGCAAAAGCTTTAGGAAAAGAAGAAGATTATACTCTTTTCTTAAACCGATCAAAAGCCTATCAATATTTATTTGATAATGAAACAGGCTTCATGCGCGGAAAATATGAAGATGGAAAATTGTGGAATGAACCTTTTGATGCCAAATATTCTAATCATAGAGAGCATACAGATTATACAGAAGGTAATGCGTGGCAACATAGTTGGTTTGTGCCTCACGCCGTTGAAGATTTTATTTCGCTTCATGGAAATAATGAAGTATTTACTAATAAGTTAGAGCAACTTTTTACTGAAAGCTCAGAAATTACCGGGGATAATACGTCCGCAGATATATCCGGGTTAATTGGTCAATATGCGCATGGTAACGAACCTAGTCATCATATCGCTTATTTATTTAATCACGCAAACAAACCATGGAGGACACAATATTGGGCTAGAAAAATAATGGATACACAATACAACACAACTCCAAATGGATTAAGTGGTAATGAAGATTGTGGTCAAATGTCAGCATGGTATGTCTTAAGCTCTATAGGGCTGTATCCATTAAACCCAGCATCGGCTACATATGAAATAGGAAGTCCTGTATTTGAAAAGACAACTATTAATCTTTCAGGAGGAAAATCTTTTGTGATCGAAGCAGAAAATGTTTCAGATAAAAACATATATATACAATCAGCAACATTAAATAACCAAATCTTCAATAAAACATCTATAACACATCAAACCTTAATAAAAGGTGGGAAATTACATTTTGTTATGGGATCTGAACCTAACAAAAACTGGGGTGTAATTAAAAGTATAGAGGAATAA